In Gemmata obscuriglobus, a single genomic region encodes these proteins:
- a CDS encoding SMP-30/gluconolactonase/LRE family protein, with protein sequence MRRLLPLLVFIPAVSLAQDAKPPEVPKGTSFSFAFAKSTVFPGTTRNVTVWVPAQYDGKTPACVYVNQDGLPGYVGPTFEKLIAAKEMPVTIAIGVTPGEVRAGDPKAALTRYNRSYEYDGLGDAYARMLLDELLPEVEKRTTKDGKPIVLSKRGTDRAIGGASSGAICAFTAAWERPDEFSRVFSTIGTYVGLRGGDIYPTLVRKFEPKPLRVYLQDGTKDLNIYGGDWWMANQTMERALVFAGYEAKHSWNDGGHNGGLAAGVFPEAMQFLWKDWPERPKAGKGSQPLQELLIPGEGWRLVGEGYKFTEGPATSPTGEVFFNDVGSSKTYKVVDGKPVEWLADSKRGDGQRFGPDGRLYANAAGESKLLAWDGAGKPSVFAEGFKGNDLVVLHNGAVYDTDPFETPNNSKVYYVSPKGEKKVVDTGLKFANGITVSPDQTLLYVADSRTRWVYSYVIQPDGTLANKQKYYHLYVRDADDDSGADGLRCDRDGRLWVATRAGLQVCDQAGRVNCIIPTPNGKLSNLTFGGANMDVVYATCGDKVYSRKVKVKGANAFEPPFKPAPPRL encoded by the coding sequence ATGCGTCGACTGCTGCCCCTGTTGGTTTTCATTCCGGCCGTTTCGCTCGCGCAGGACGCGAAACCGCCCGAGGTGCCGAAGGGCACCTCATTCAGCTTCGCGTTCGCGAAGAGCACGGTTTTCCCCGGCACCACCCGCAACGTAACCGTGTGGGTGCCGGCCCAGTACGACGGCAAAACGCCCGCGTGCGTGTACGTGAACCAGGACGGGCTGCCGGGGTACGTCGGCCCGACGTTCGAGAAGCTCATCGCGGCGAAGGAGATGCCGGTCACGATCGCGATCGGCGTGACCCCGGGCGAGGTCAGGGCGGGCGACCCGAAGGCGGCGCTCACCCGGTACAACCGGAGCTACGAGTACGACGGCCTGGGCGACGCCTACGCCCGGATGCTGCTCGACGAACTGCTCCCGGAGGTGGAAAAGCGGACCACGAAGGACGGGAAGCCGATCGTGCTCTCCAAGCGGGGCACCGACCGGGCGATCGGCGGCGCGTCGAGCGGCGCGATCTGCGCGTTCACGGCGGCGTGGGAGCGCCCGGACGAGTTCTCGCGGGTGTTCAGCACCATTGGCACCTACGTCGGGCTGCGCGGCGGCGATATCTACCCGACGCTGGTCCGCAAGTTCGAGCCGAAGCCGCTGCGGGTGTACCTCCAGGACGGCACCAAGGACCTGAACATCTACGGCGGCGACTGGTGGATGGCGAACCAGACGATGGAGCGGGCGCTGGTGTTCGCGGGCTACGAAGCGAAGCACTCGTGGAACGACGGCGGGCACAACGGCGGGCTGGCCGCGGGCGTGTTCCCCGAGGCGATGCAGTTCCTGTGGAAGGACTGGCCCGAACGGCCGAAGGCCGGCAAGGGCTCGCAGCCGCTGCAAGAGCTTCTGATCCCCGGCGAGGGCTGGAGGCTGGTGGGCGAGGGGTACAAGTTCACCGAGGGGCCGGCGACGAGCCCGACGGGAGAGGTGTTCTTTAACGACGTCGGCTCGTCGAAGACGTACAAGGTCGTGGACGGCAAGCCGGTGGAGTGGCTCGCGGACAGCAAGCGCGGCGACGGCCAGCGGTTCGGCCCGGACGGCCGGCTCTACGCGAACGCCGCGGGCGAGTCCAAGCTCCTGGCGTGGGACGGCGCGGGCAAGCCGAGCGTTTTCGCCGAGGGCTTCAAGGGCAACGACCTCGTGGTGCTGCACAACGGGGCGGTCTACGACACCGACCCGTTCGAGACGCCCAACAACAGCAAGGTGTACTACGTCTCGCCGAAGGGCGAAAAGAAGGTCGTCGATACGGGCCTGAAGTTCGCGAACGGGATCACCGTGTCGCCGGACCAGACGCTCCTGTACGTCGCGGACAGCCGCACGCGCTGGGTGTACAGCTACGTGATCCAGCCGGACGGCACGCTGGCGAACAAGCAGAAGTATTACCACCTCTACGTCCGCGACGCCGACGACGATTCGGGCGCGGACGGGCTGCGGTGCGACCGCGACGGGCGGTTGTGGGTCGCGACGCGGGCCGGGTTGCAGGTGTGCGATCAGGCGGGCCGGGTCAACTGCATCATCCCGACGCCGAACGGGAAGCTGTCGAACCTGACGTTCGGCGGCGCGAACATGGACGTGGTGTACGCGACCTGCGGGGACAAGGTGTACAGCCGCAAGGTGAAGGTGAAGGGCGCGAACGCGTTCGAGCCGCCGTTCAAGCCGGCGCCGCCGCGGCTGTAA
- a CDS encoding VWA domain-containing protein, whose translation MLLFTASSGLGGLLTDGREFLAAVRLGRPAALWLLALLPLLALLNRYAARRRRAALAGVGRPAALTGQLTHPRPRRRWAGLTYPLAWLLLVVGLAGPRWGESDEPGVAVGRDTVIVIDLSRSMLAEDMADPGAKSRWEAARSGALDLLAAMERRGGHRVGVVLFAARPKLVCPLTTDYKHARAVLRAVNGRFPPPECRPGPEADATSGTRFGAALVAAVAAHDPRFVGAQDIVLISDGDDPEESDREWVRGANAARTANVPVHTVGVGNPGQPTVPDLGPDAVEPFSTKLEEGEDKPLKLIAGETQGEYVAARTGPPRLGEFFLNCIEGHKLRTVVGDDQVPQPKERYPWLLAPALALFFVGWLRGR comes from the coding sequence ATGCTCCTCTTCACGGCGTCTTCCGGCCTGGGCGGGCTGCTGACCGACGGGCGCGAGTTCCTCGCGGCCGTGCGGCTGGGGCGCCCCGCCGCGCTGTGGCTGCTGGCGCTGCTCCCGCTGCTCGCCCTGCTGAACCGCTACGCCGCCCGGCGGCGGCGGGCGGCCCTCGCGGGCGTCGGGCGCCCGGCGGCGCTCACCGGTCAGCTCACGCACCCGCGGCCGCGGCGGCGCTGGGCCGGGCTGACCTACCCGCTCGCGTGGCTGCTCCTGGTGGTCGGCCTCGCGGGGCCGCGGTGGGGCGAGAGCGACGAGCCCGGCGTCGCGGTCGGGCGCGACACGGTGATCGTGATCGACCTGAGCCGCTCGATGCTCGCCGAGGACATGGCCGACCCCGGGGCCAAGTCGCGCTGGGAGGCCGCGCGGTCCGGCGCGCTCGACCTGCTCGCCGCGATGGAGCGGCGCGGGGGGCACCGGGTCGGGGTCGTGCTGTTCGCGGCGCGGCCGAAGCTGGTGTGCCCGCTCACCACCGATTACAAGCACGCGCGGGCGGTTCTGCGGGCCGTGAACGGCAGGTTCCCGCCGCCCGAGTGCCGGCCCGGCCCCGAGGCCGACGCCACCTCCGGAACACGGTTCGGCGCGGCGCTGGTCGCGGCCGTCGCGGCGCACGACCCGCGGTTCGTCGGGGCGCAGGACATCGTCCTCATCTCCGACGGCGACGACCCCGAAGAGTCCGACCGCGAGTGGGTGCGCGGGGCGAACGCGGCCCGCACGGCCAACGTCCCGGTCCACACGGTCGGCGTGGGGAACCCGGGCCAGCCCACCGTGCCCGACCTCGGGCCGGACGCGGTCGAGCCGTTCAGCACCAAGCTCGAAGAGGGCGAGGACAAGCCGCTGAAGCTGATCGCGGGGGAGACGCAGGGGGAGTACGTGGCGGCCCGCACCGGCCCGCCGCGGCTCGGTGAGTTCTTCCTGAACTGCATCGAGGGGCACAAGCTGCGAACGGTGGTCGGCGACGACCAGGTGCCGCAGCCGAAGGAGCGGTACCCGTGGCTCCTGGCCCCGGCGCTGGCCCTGTTTTTTGTCGGCTGGCTCCGCGGGCGCTGA
- a CDS encoding RNA polymerase sigma factor produces the protein MVAPLPEKLTPELVFREYAPRIYNIARRMLGNDADAEDVTQDVLLQVVRKLDTFRGESQIATWLHRVTVNAALAHRARRANRQKHEGSEVADDVLEAAAPEGEVKRWNVAPDEPVLAAEQAAVIERAIAELPEPFRDVYLLADVEGLPNADIASMLDLSVAAVKSRLHRARMRMRDLLAPHFEENA, from the coding sequence ATGGTTGCACCGCTGCCCGAGAAGCTGACCCCCGAACTCGTTTTTCGCGAGTACGCGCCGCGGATCTACAACATCGCGCGCCGGATGCTCGGCAACGACGCCGACGCCGAGGACGTGACCCAGGACGTGCTGCTCCAGGTGGTGCGCAAACTGGACACGTTCCGGGGCGAGTCGCAGATCGCCACGTGGCTGCACCGGGTGACGGTCAACGCCGCCCTGGCCCACCGCGCCCGGCGGGCGAACCGGCAGAAGCACGAGGGCAGCGAAGTGGCCGACGACGTGCTCGAGGCCGCCGCGCCGGAGGGCGAGGTGAAGCGGTGGAACGTCGCGCCCGACGAACCGGTGCTCGCGGCCGAGCAGGCGGCGGTCATCGAGCGGGCGATCGCCGAACTGCCGGAGCCGTTCCGCGACGTGTACCTGCTGGCCGACGTTGAGGGGCTGCCCAACGCGGACATCGCGAGCATGCTGGACCTGAGCGTGGCCGCCGTGAAGAGCCGCCTGCACCGCGCGCGAATGCGGATGCGCGACCTGCTCGCTCCGCACTTCGAGGAGAACGCGTGA
- a CDS encoding anti-sigma factor family protein yields MTCDELKALLADYVGADGVLVVAHERHETVTVHVKGCPKCEVYVSTYSRTVRVVRALPKCGPLPPALEARLRAALAEHLSEEAK; encoded by the coding sequence ATGACGTGTGACGAGTTGAAGGCGCTGCTGGCCGACTACGTGGGCGCCGACGGCGTCCTGGTGGTGGCGCACGAGCGCCACGAGACGGTGACCGTCCACGTGAAGGGGTGCCCGAAGTGCGAGGTGTACGTGTCCACGTACTCGCGCACGGTGCGGGTGGTGCGGGCGCTGCCGAAGTGCGGCCCGCTGCCGCCGGCGCTCGAAGCGCGGCTCCGGGCCGCACTCGCCGAGCACCTCAGCGAAGAAGCGAAGTAG
- a CDS encoding DUF2752 domain-containing protein — MPSSEPSSERTASGITVGAGPRGLTASGVRLTRSVRLALGVLVLILLGAVGYVLSTVPPTGNAWYPKCTLHSATGLHCPGCGTTRAAHALLNGHIGQAIAYNAIVFLIFPLLPVLQFGARRIQRVTMWFALTAILLFGVLRNVPAEPFSRLAPHQLGATEELPRP, encoded by the coding sequence ATGCCCTCAAGTGAGCCTTCGTCCGAGCGAACCGCTTCGGGCATAACTGTTGGCGCGGGACCCCGGGGGCTTACGGCCTCCGGGGTCCGTTTGACCCGATCGGTCCGTCTGGCGCTCGGGGTTCTGGTTCTGATCCTTCTCGGTGCCGTCGGCTACGTGCTCTCCACGGTGCCCCCCACTGGCAACGCGTGGTACCCCAAGTGTACCCTTCATTCCGCCACCGGTTTGCACTGCCCCGGGTGCGGCACGACGCGGGCCGCTCACGCCCTGCTTAACGGTCACATCGGGCAAGCGATTGCTTACAACGCAATCGTGTTTCTAATATTCCCGCTGCTACCCGTTCTTCAGTTCGGTGCCCGCCGCATCCAGCGTGTCACGATGTGGTTTGCCCTCACCGCAATTCTCTTGTTTGGTGTCCTGCGTAACGTTCCGGCCGAACCGTTTAGTCGCCTCGCGCCGCACCAACTCGGTGCCACGGAAGAGCTTCCGCGGCCGTAA
- a CDS encoding DUF1559 domain-containing protein, protein MPTVLVATRRRVGFTLIELLVVIAIIAILIGLLLPAVQKVREAASRMKCQNNLKQIGLAAHNYESTFGRLPPGAVAPGPDNDVGISALASILSYLEQANSYALITNDVLTGKTRWWADSTNNVAAQQKVKVYYCPSDSLDSYNGAVIIRIGYVNNSDGTVGTNGALFGAPNTCGMTNYIASGGHSGKTGNATYDPYCGPYYQGSTTKLTDISDGTSNTIGFGETLGGNGGISGARDYSYSYMSPGFLGTKQDLIRPSWTTFGSKHTGNVQFVFCDGSVRGIRSMASATDPGVGSDRWWTFQRLGGMADGGVVNSSLVE, encoded by the coding sequence ATGCCTACAGTGCTTGTCGCTACTCGCCGGCGGGTGGGTTTTACCCTCATTGAGTTGCTGGTGGTGATCGCGATCATTGCGATCCTGATTGGGCTTTTGCTGCCCGCCGTTCAGAAGGTCCGCGAGGCGGCCTCGCGGATGAAGTGCCAGAACAACCTCAAGCAGATCGGGCTCGCGGCACACAACTACGAGAGCACGTTCGGCCGGCTGCCCCCGGGGGCCGTCGCCCCTGGCCCCGATAACGATGTGGGGATCAGCGCGCTCGCGAGCATTTTGTCGTACCTGGAGCAAGCGAACAGCTACGCGCTCATCACCAACGACGTGCTCACCGGTAAGACCCGTTGGTGGGCGGATTCCACGAACAACGTGGCCGCTCAACAAAAGGTGAAGGTGTACTACTGCCCCTCGGACTCGCTCGACTCTTACAACGGCGCGGTGATCATCCGCATCGGGTACGTCAACAACTCCGACGGCACCGTGGGCACCAACGGCGCGCTGTTCGGCGCCCCGAACACCTGCGGGATGACGAACTACATCGCCAGCGGCGGGCACTCGGGCAAAACGGGCAACGCGACTTATGACCCGTACTGCGGCCCGTACTACCAAGGCTCGACGACCAAGCTGACCGACATCTCGGACGGCACCTCCAACACGATCGGCTTCGGTGAAACCCTCGGCGGGAACGGGGGCATCAGCGGCGCCCGCGACTACAGCTACTCGTACATGAGCCCCGGATTCCTCGGCACCAAGCAGGACCTCATCCGGCCGTCGTGGACCACGTTCGGGAGCAAGCACACCGGGAACGTGCAGTTCGTCTTCTGCGACGGCTCCGTTCGCGGGATCAGGTCGATGGCGTCGGCGACGGACCCCGGCGTCGGCTCGGACCGCTGGTGGACGTTCCAGCGGTTGGGCGGCATGGCCGACGGCGGCGTCGTGAACTCGTCGCTGGTGGAGTGA
- a CDS encoding BatD family protein codes for MLFLDRNTLRGALLLAALGPLLAAHRPLWAGQPAFFEPKEHYYKAKGSSISVRWVVEPREVLVGRDLTATLVVTGATNPTEIVKPDLRKLPGFDVFKVTDVPDPTRSPTDKEVRFVYKLAPRGTDVKEVPPLKFSYFNPGAPPGKQQFPSTRTDRDEDTPAITVREAPKVERRVVPLEAPERLFQLETGADPLGRGPFVPGVWAWGAAVLAGPLAAVGWFLVWRRFNPTAARLARARRSRAARRAVEQIRKANRAPDPPAAIAGAVLGYLRARFLLPESTVTPSETVSALRQLDVPADVAERVAEVLRACDRARFAPTGAETALATEAEALLTRLEALA; via the coding sequence ATGCTTTTTCTTGACCGTAACACGTTACGCGGCGCCCTGCTGCTGGCCGCGCTCGGACCGCTGCTCGCCGCTCACCGGCCGTTATGGGCTGGACAGCCGGCCTTTTTCGAGCCGAAAGAGCACTACTACAAGGCGAAGGGGAGCAGCATCAGCGTGCGGTGGGTGGTCGAGCCGCGGGAGGTGCTGGTGGGCCGCGACCTGACCGCCACGCTCGTCGTCACGGGCGCGACGAACCCCACCGAAATCGTGAAGCCCGACCTGCGGAAGCTCCCCGGGTTCGACGTGTTCAAGGTGACGGACGTGCCCGACCCGACCCGCTCCCCGACCGACAAGGAAGTCCGGTTCGTGTACAAGCTGGCCCCGCGCGGCACCGACGTGAAAGAGGTCCCGCCGCTCAAGTTCAGTTACTTCAACCCGGGCGCGCCGCCGGGCAAGCAGCAGTTCCCGTCCACCCGCACCGACCGCGACGAGGACACACCCGCCATAACGGTTCGTGAGGCGCCGAAGGTGGAGCGCCGGGTGGTGCCGCTCGAGGCGCCGGAGCGCCTGTTCCAGCTCGAAACCGGTGCGGACCCGCTCGGCCGCGGGCCGTTCGTGCCCGGCGTGTGGGCGTGGGGCGCGGCTGTTCTGGCGGGGCCGCTCGCGGCCGTCGGGTGGTTCCTCGTGTGGCGCCGGTTCAACCCGACCGCGGCGCGGCTCGCGCGGGCGCGGCGGTCCCGGGCCGCGCGCCGGGCCGTCGAGCAGATCCGAAAGGCGAACCGCGCCCCCGACCCGCCCGCGGCGATCGCGGGCGCGGTGCTGGGCTACCTGCGGGCGCGGTTCCTGCTACCGGAGAGCACGGTCACGCCGTCCGAAACTGTGTCCGCCCTGCGGCAACTCGACGTGCCCGCGGACGTGGCCGAACGGGTCGCCGAGGTGCTCCGCGCGTGCGACCGCGCGCGGTTCGCGCCGACCGGTGCGGAAACGGCCCTCGCGACCGAGGCCGAAGCGCTGCTCACGCGGCTGGAGGCGCTCGCGTGA
- a CDS encoding HAD family hydrolase, translated as MPFRAALFDFDGTLADSFAAITSSTNHVRRSYGLPPMTEAEVRGYVGFGLDKLMSDLVPGAPVGEAVARYREHHAGVMVSETRLLPNVGDTVRALAGRGLKLAVCSNKRVEFTRELVRALGLDEYFAYVLGPDDVGDRAKPDPAMLLEGLKRLEVSPAEAVYVGDMVVDVRTARAAGVEVWLVPTGTTDPGEEPDRRLTSFEELLALLAG; from the coding sequence ATGCCATTCCGCGCCGCGCTCTTCGACTTCGACGGCACACTCGCCGACAGCTTCGCCGCGATCACGTCCAGCACCAACCACGTCCGGCGGAGCTACGGGCTGCCGCCGATGACCGAGGCGGAGGTGCGCGGGTACGTCGGGTTCGGCCTTGATAAACTCATGTCGGACCTCGTTCCGGGCGCCCCGGTGGGCGAGGCGGTGGCCCGGTACCGCGAGCACCACGCGGGCGTGATGGTCTCCGAAACCCGGCTCCTGCCGAACGTCGGGGACACGGTCCGGGCGCTCGCCGGGCGCGGGCTGAAACTCGCCGTGTGCAGCAACAAGCGGGTCGAGTTCACGCGCGAACTGGTTCGCGCGCTCGGCCTCGACGAGTATTTCGCCTACGTGCTCGGCCCGGACGACGTCGGGGACCGGGCGAAGCCCGACCCGGCCATGCTGTTAGAGGGGCTGAAGCGGCTCGAGGTTTCACCCGCGGAAGCGGTGTACGTCGGGGACATGGTTGTGGACGTGCGCACGGCCCGGGCCGCCGGGGTCGAAGTGTGGCTCGTTCCGACCGGGACGACGGACCCCGGGGAGGAACCGGACCGCCGGCTCACCTCGTTCGAAGAACTGCTCGCACTGCTCGCCGGGTGA
- a CDS encoding leucine-rich repeat domain-containing protein, whose protein sequence is MLALASAVSVLFAWAPARADDAEDKAAAFAEKLGCSVTRDTTKPGRPVTAVGMVGNKMTDAGMKELAALRNLTSLKLIGPVVTDAGLKALAPLKKLTTLQLTAAKVTDAGVKELASLASLTTLDLASTNVTDAGVKELAPLTRLTALDLSGTKVTDAGLKELAPLKNLVTLSLGSTAVTGASLKELAPLTNLKTLHLYDTKMTDAGLKELAPLTSLTTLTLAATKVTDAGLKGLTPLKNLSDLNLGGTKVTSAGLKELAALKNLTVLDLDVTAVTDAGLKELTPLTNLKVLRLVGAKVTTKGVKEFKDAVLKCIVFK, encoded by the coding sequence ATGTTGGCTCTCGCCTCGGCCGTTTCGGTCCTTTTCGCGTGGGCGCCGGCCCGCGCGGACGACGCCGAGGACAAAGCGGCCGCGTTCGCCGAGAAGCTCGGCTGCAGTGTGACGCGCGACACGACCAAACCGGGTCGACCGGTCACAGCAGTGGGCATGGTCGGCAACAAGATGACGGACGCAGGCATGAAAGAGCTGGCAGCGCTCAGGAACCTGACCTCGCTCAAGCTGATCGGCCCGGTGGTAACGGACGCGGGGCTGAAAGCTCTGGCCCCGCTCAAAAAGCTCACCACCCTCCAACTGACCGCTGCCAAAGTGACGGACGCGGGCGTGAAGGAGCTGGCCTCGCTCGCGAGCCTCACCACACTCGACTTGGCGAGCACGAACGTAACGGACGCGGGTGTGAAGGAGTTGGCCCCGCTCACCCGCCTCACCGCACTCGATCTGAGCGGCACGAAAGTGACGGACGCCGGGCTCAAGGAGCTGGCGCCGCTCAAGAACCTTGTCACGCTCTCTCTGGGCAGCACGGCGGTAACGGGTGCGAGCTTGAAGGAGCTGGCCCCGCTCACGAACCTCAAGACGCTCCACCTGTACGACACGAAGATGACGGACGCCGGGCTGAAGGAGCTGGCCCCACTCACGAGCCTCACAACGCTCACGCTGGCCGCCACGAAGGTGACAGATGCGGGCCTGAAGGGGCTGACCCCGCTCAAGAACCTCAGCGACCTCAACCTGGGCGGAACGAAGGTGACGAGCGCGGGCCTCAAGGAACTGGCTGCGCTCAAGAACCTGACCGTGCTCGACCTGGACGTAACGGCCGTCACGGACGCGGGCCTCAAGGAGCTGACCCCGCTCACGAACCTCAAGGTGCTTCGGCTGGTCGGCGCGAAGGTGACGACCAAGGGCGTGAAGGAATTTAAGGACGCCGTCCTGAAGTGCATCGTCTTCAAGTGA
- a CDS encoding vWA domain-containing protein: MAGELSFENPDFLWLAPLALFVAWWWGRRSRPALRFSDVSRFGARPGRRATAARRGGPALRGLACLLLVVACAGPRRPDLVTQLPAKGIALVVALDVSGSMGAEDVVWTPGAPSVSRLEAARRALKLFLAGGAAPDGTAFDPRPGDAVGLVAFAAVPETVCPATLNHSVLFKVADALQPKGGADAGTNIGDSLAEAVIRLDAADQKSRVLILLSDGEHNILKEDVRDAQRPGIDRTLKPREAAQLAANLGVRVYTIDAGGDPPLGAPPDAVAQRFAGRKALKDVAEMTGGKSFQATSGAELLSAYREISLLEKTDDRAPIYRRYFDYYAWCAGAALVLLLSAHALDRTAWRTMT, translated from the coding sequence ATGGCCGGCGAGTTGTCGTTCGAGAACCCCGACTTCCTGTGGCTGGCGCCGCTCGCGCTGTTCGTCGCGTGGTGGTGGGGCCGGCGGTCGCGCCCCGCGCTGCGGTTCAGCGACGTGAGCCGGTTCGGCGCGCGCCCCGGGCGGCGCGCCACCGCCGCGCGCCGGGGCGGCCCCGCGCTGCGCGGGCTGGCGTGCCTGCTGCTGGTCGTCGCGTGCGCCGGGCCGCGCCGGCCGGACCTGGTCACGCAGTTGCCCGCGAAAGGGATCGCGCTGGTGGTGGCGCTGGACGTGAGCGGCAGCATGGGGGCCGAGGACGTGGTCTGGACCCCCGGCGCCCCGTCGGTCTCGCGGCTTGAAGCGGCCCGGCGCGCCCTCAAACTGTTCCTCGCCGGCGGCGCGGCTCCGGACGGCACCGCGTTCGACCCGCGCCCCGGCGACGCGGTCGGGCTGGTCGCGTTCGCCGCGGTGCCCGAAACGGTGTGCCCCGCCACGCTCAACCACTCGGTGCTGTTCAAGGTGGCGGACGCGCTCCAGCCGAAGGGCGGCGCGGACGCCGGGACCAACATCGGCGACTCGCTCGCCGAAGCGGTCATCCGCCTCGACGCCGCCGACCAGAAGTCGCGGGTGCTGATCCTCCTGAGCGACGGCGAGCACAACATCCTCAAGGAGGACGTGCGCGACGCGCAGCGCCCGGGCATCGACCGCACGCTGAAGCCCCGGGAGGCGGCGCAGCTCGCCGCGAACCTCGGGGTCCGGGTGTACACCATCGACGCCGGCGGCGACCCGCCCCTCGGCGCCCCGCCCGACGCCGTCGCGCAGCGGTTCGCCGGCCGCAAGGCGCTCAAGGACGTGGCCGAGATGACCGGCGGCAAGTCGTTCCAGGCGACCAGCGGGGCCGAACTGCTGTCCGCGTACCGCGAGATCAGCCTGCTGGAGAAGACCGACGACCGGGCGCCGATCTACCGCCGGTACTTCGACTACTACGCGTGGTGCGCCGGGGCCGCGCTCGTCTTACTGCTGTCGGCGCACGCGCTCGACCGAACCGCCTGGCGCACCATGACGTGA
- a CDS encoding sigma-70 family RNA polymerase sigma factor gives MTRYLPSKPSRGVMVAMVLGTALATSPARAGASVARGAEPSAKAVTDISKYCQTCWRNARLPADRWQDCTQAVFVRLLERVEADKWGAVLVDSETSERREFLRAIDAVKKRTQRARKFAALSHELPDRRPVTNTTRDDRDAVAKAAEQLSPRQRRILELTADGWPVPEIATELATTVERVSDEKYKAIKKLQHHFGIA, from the coding sequence ATGACCCGTTACCTGCCCTCGAAGCCGTCGCGCGGCGTGATGGTGGCGATGGTGCTCGGCACCGCGCTGGCCACCTCGCCCGCGCGGGCGGGCGCCTCCGTGGCCCGCGGCGCGGAGCCGAGCGCGAAAGCCGTCACCGACATCAGCAAGTACTGCCAGACGTGCTGGCGGAACGCCCGCCTGCCCGCCGACCGCTGGCAGGACTGCACCCAGGCCGTTTTCGTCCGCCTCTTGGAGCGGGTCGAAGCGGACAAGTGGGGCGCCGTGCTGGTGGACAGCGAGACGAGCGAGCGCCGGGAGTTCCTCCGCGCCATCGACGCGGTGAAGAAGCGCACCCAGCGCGCCCGCAAGTTCGCGGCGCTGTCGCACGAGCTGCCGGACCGGCGGCCCGTCACCAACACCACCCGCGACGACCGCGACGCCGTCGCCAAGGCGGCCGAGCAGCTCAGCCCGCGGCAGCGCCGCATCCTGGAGCTGACCGCCGACGGCTGGCCGGTTCCGGAGATCGCCACGGAGCTGGCGACGACCGTCGAGCGGGTCAGCGACGAGAAGTACAAGGCGATCAAGAAGCTCCAGCACCACTTCGGCATCGCGTAA